ACGATATGAAGTGAATGTGCGACATATCGTCACCAATGACGTAGTTATCGACGATTTAACGCTACATTTCATCCGAATCTCTCCCTAGAATTGAGGCATATCGCGTCGCGCGGCAAGCCGTGATGACGCGTCGACCGACGTTCCTGAATGGGGAAAGACATGAAAAAGATCGCCTTGCTGGGTGCGGGACACATCGGCCAGACCATCGCGCGTTTGTTGCACGACAGCGGCGATTACCGGGTGACGGTGTTCGACCGCAACGCGCAGTCCTTTGAAGCGGTGCGCGACTATGCGCACGCGTTCGTCGAACTCACCGGCAATGACACTGGCTCGCTGCAACGCGCAGTCACCGGCTTCGATGCCGTGGTCAACGCCTTGCCCTACACGATGGCCACGAGCGCGGCAACCGCCGCCGTGGCAGCGGGCTGTCACTACTTCGATCTGACCGAAGACGTGGCGGCCACGCACGCGATAGCGCAACTGGCTGAAGGCGCATCGACAGCGTTGATGCCGCAATGCGGACTCGCGCCGGGCTTCATCGCGATTGCGGCGCATCACCTCGCGGCGGCGTTCGACCGCGTCGACTCGGTGAAGATGCGCGTCGGTGCACTGCCAGCCTTTCCGACCAACTCGCTGAAGTACAACCTGACGTGGAGCGTCGACGGATTGATCAACGAGTATTGCCAGCCGTGCGAGGCGATTCGCGATGGTGCGCGCCTGAGTGTGCAGCCGCTGGAAGACCTCGAACACTTCTCGCTCGATGGCGTGGAATACGAGGCCTTCAATACCTCGGGGGGTCTCGGCACGTTATGTGAAACGCTGGCGGGGCGAGT
This window of the Pandoraea sputorum genome carries:
- a CDS encoding saccharopine dehydrogenase family protein, whose translation is MKKIALLGAGHIGQTIARLLHDSGDYRVTVFDRNAQSFEAVRDYAHAFVELTGNDTGSLQRAVTGFDAVVNALPYTMATSAATAAVAAGCHYFDLTEDVAATHAIAQLAEGASTALMPQCGLAPGFIAIAAHHLAAAFDRVDSVKMRVGALPAFPTNSLKYNLTWSVDGLINEYCQPCEAIRDGARLSVQPLEDLEHFSLDGVEYEAFNTSGGLGTLCETLAGRVRDLDYKSVRYPGHGALMKVLLNELRLKDDQETIKTILKRAIPSTLQDVVLIFVVVNGLRRGVLTQEVFARKIFAERNNGHSASAIQITTASAICAAVDMFFAKQLPQRGFVRQEQIALPDFLANRFGQVYAHSTHIESLS